ataatttaaaaagaaaacaactattCTCTCTCAAGAATCCAACTCTTTCAAAATAATGGGCTTGGGCTCTCAGACTGTTGCTTCTtctatgtattttctaaaaatccaTTCAGAAATTCAGTCTCCTGTATCTGCTGGGATGCATCTACTTTCTGTTCTAAGGCACTGGCTAAAGTGGTGAAGGACTTTAGGCAATAATAAAAATGTGGCAAAGAAAAATCTCTATTGATGTCTCAAAATAATACCTCTCTACCATCATATTATAGACCTAATACTTCAAGTGAATTTCAGTGTGGAGTTGGATGGATTTGGAAGGCGAAATGATTTCAGTACAAGTGGTAATAAAGGACAATAAGGTGTTTCTGTATTTAAAGGCACAACAATCTTTTATCACCTTTCATATAATAAGCTGAACGTATATTTTAGGCTTGGATAAAAGCTCCAGACTACATGCATTCAAtctattccatttatatttccGATTTTATTGCCAAGGTGATAGTTGGCTCAGCTGTCCAGAGGGACAAAAAGGTGATAGTTGGCTCAGCTGTCCAGAGGGTCAAAGTTgtttgagatttaaaaaagaaaaaagatgaatcaaagaaaggaaatccaCTGGAAACGCAGATTATTAATTCTGTGCTCAAATTCAAAAGATGAGTAACCAAACTGTCTTTTGTTTGACCCTCAGCTGGAAAGGCAGCTCATCATGCAgaatgaaatgagagaaagacaaatggctATGCAGATTGCTTGGTCTCGGGAATTCCTCAAATATTTTGGAACGTTTTTTGGCATTGCAGGTGTTGCTTTAACAGCTGGGTATGTTTGCTATGTACTTCacaattttcttttacttctttttgtctttgccattatCATATTATTAAGTTTGCCAAGATAGAACTTTAATCTAAATAGTATACATAAATGTAAACAAAGTAACTTTAATCTAAATAGTATACATAAATGTAAACAAAGTAACCCTTACAGCTTAGACGTTGGCAGTAACTCTGTAAAACCAAGATAGTAATAGTTAATTCTGCCTTTAGTTTCTtggattttctccattttattagtAAGAGAAAGGACTGAGTAAACTCCAAGATAGAAGGGGGCCTCTACAAATTCATCTCCACAATCCTAAGAGGGTAGATAtcaatacttaaatattttaaaaataagtaatctGAGCCTCAATATCAAATAAAGATGAATGAATCATAGATCCTACCTGAAAACCACAGAATCCGCTGAGAGGTTATGGGTAGGGAAATCTATTTCCATGAAGgacttaaatgaattaaataacttCTTAAATGGAGGATATTCTTCCAAaaagcatgtatattttttttcattgagtacGGACATATGGATTTACAGGTTATTTCctgatattcattcttttttgttcttgaatcagagcaataaaaaggaaaaagccagCCTTCCTCCTCCCTATCATTCCATTAGGCTTTGTCTTTACCTACCAGTATGACTTGGGCTATGGAACCCTGCTACAAAGAATGAAAGGTAAGTCTCTGAAAAAGCAATCTCaatttctgattcattttctgGTTCAAGGATCCACTCCTTACAACCCCTTGGCTTAGGAAAATTCTGACAAGATTCTCCCTCAGCTTCCAATGACCAACAACACAGTGCTGTGCTGGAGCTGGCTCATACCAGCTCACCAGAACTGACTGTCAAATTATATAaacttacaattaaataaattacaaaaaatgttaaactatgtttaaaaaatgataataaatatgcAGAACTTATaagtttctaattattttactcTTATCTGTACTTTTACATTTTATACATCTATTCTTATAAGTTATGTTTATCTATTATATCTGTAATggtagaaaagcaggagttcctgtcatggcgcagtggttaacaaatccgactaggaaccatgaagttgtgggttcaatccctggcctcgctcagtgggttaaggatctggcattgccgtgagctgtggtgtaggttgcagacacggctcagatcccatgttgatgtggctctggcgtaggatggcatctatagctctgattagacccctagcctgggaatctccatatgccatgggaagcagccctagaaaaggcaaaaagacaaaaaaaaaaaaggaaagaaaagaaaagcaagtaccatatacagatacagatacaACCCTGACCCTGAGTGTCATTCTGTTGGTATGTCAGCTTGAATTTAGTCATGGTGGGAGCATTTACATCATGGAAACCTGAAAATGCCAAGTCAAGGCTTGACTAACCACTATGCTAATTAAGATCAGGGGTTGACAAACTGTGGTCTGCAGGCTAGCCATACAGACATGCCCATTCATTTTTGCTCTTCCATTTCCATGACAGAGACAAGTCACTGCAACAAATGTATTAGGCTCcaaaagcctgaaatatttattgtctgTCCTTTTGGGAAAGTTTGCCAACCCATGATCTAGACTTaagaaaatgatgaagaaaatgttAACAATGTAGATGTGTCTATAGCTGTTCCATTGTCAGTAGTGCTATATGGAATATA
The nucleotide sequence above comes from Phacochoerus africanus isolate WHEZ1 chromosome 2, ROS_Pafr_v1, whole genome shotgun sequence. Encoded proteins:
- the PLGRKT gene encoding plasminogen receptor (KT), giving the protein MGFIFSKSMNENMKRQQEFMLMNTRLQLERQLIMQNEMRERQMAMQIAWSREFLKYFGTFFGIAGVALTAGAIKRKKPAFLLPIIPLGFVFTYQYDLGYGTLLQRMKGEAENILETETSKLQLPKGMITFEGLEKARREQSKFFIDK